The following are encoded in a window of Candidatus Oleimmundimicrobium sp. genomic DNA:
- a CDS encoding aminotransferase class I/II-fold pyridoxal phosphate-dependent enzyme translates to AIISTGGERKNLNLQKDKNFAFPLDLTISELNDVDMLFLCNPNNPTGNLCSRDNLVELLGEARKKDVFVVVDEAFMDFVLKKEDYTLKPLVDEYSNLAILGSLTKFYSLAGLRVGYIVSNESLIFELKNKTSAWNVNGLAQKSAVLALKDGDFERFSLKKNIEARDRLFSSLSKISGLRTYPSQANFLLAEVISADFNPENFHADLLECGFYVRNCASFDGLSERFFRVAIRSEEENSNIVEAIEKVLLECGRK, encoded by the coding sequence TGCCATAATTTCTACCGGTGGCGAAAGAAAGAATCTGAATTTACAAAAGGATAAAAATTTTGCTTTCCCGCTTGATTTGACAATATCGGAACTTAATGATGTTGACATGCTTTTTCTTTGTAATCCAAACAATCCTACGGGCAATCTTTGTTCAAGGGATAATCTGGTTGAGTTGCTAGGGGAAGCGAGAAAAAAAGACGTGTTTGTTGTGGTTGACGAGGCGTTTATGGATTTTGTGTTAAAGAAAGAAGACTATACTTTAAAGCCGCTGGTAGATGAATATAGTAACTTGGCTATTTTAGGCTCGCTCACGAAGTTTTACTCGCTTGCGGGATTGAGGGTAGGATATATTGTTTCAAACGAGTCTTTAATCTTTGAGTTGAAGAATAAGACGTCCGCCTGGAATGTAAATGGACTTGCCCAAAAATCTGCTGTTCTTGCACTTAAGGATGGAGATTTCGAGAGATTTTCTTTAAAGAAAAATATTGAGGCAAGAGATAGGCTATTTTCTTCTCTGAGCAAAATTTCCGGTCTAAGAACCTATCCATCACAAGCTAATTTTTTGTTAGCCGAGGTCATATCGGCTGATTTTAATCCGGAGAATTTCCACGCGGATTTACTTGAGTGCGGTTTTTATGTAAGAAACTGCGCCTCGTTTGACGGTCTCTCAGAAAGATTTTTTAGAGTGGCCATTAGAAGCGAGGAAGAGAATTCAAACATAGTTGAGGCAATCGAAAAAGTTTTATTGGAGTGTGGACGCAAGTGA